The Plasmodium vivax chromosome 7, whole genome shotgun sequence DNA window GGCTGGAAAACTTCCTATTCGCGAAGAGGCTGTTGAGGAGGATGGCTATGCGCGAGCCGGCCCTCAAAATGTTGACTTTGAGCATCCTCTCCAGGTGGAACTCCAAGTCGTAAGTAATTTCAATCTCCTTGGATGTATCAAAATGCAATTGGTCCTCCTTCCCTACCATAAAATTTGTTACATagctgttcaggtaaaactCGGAGCAAAACTCATTTACAATTTGCTCTCCCCAGATGTCTATTGCGTCGATTCCTTTTTCACTAAATAACTTTTCGTCCTTCTTATGTTCGTCAAACAGTCGATTTACATGTGTCCACCCTCCGTACCATGCGGACTGGTAcctatttatcattttgttaattagCTCACTCTCCATGTAATCGAAGAGGTTGGTTCTTACCGTCTTGTAGTCATCGTGGTGAATCACTCGGATGTCCTTCCCTCCGTTGTCCGATCGGTATGCTATTCTTAGCGGCTGGTGCATGTCCGCGATGAGGGAGACCAGGTACTTGAGGGCGTCTGCGTCTGTGAAGGCGATGTTTTTGGGGTACTTGAAGGGGGCGGCCGCACTTGAAGAGGGGTTAGCGGTTGGTTTATCGGTTGGCTGTTCAGTTGGCTGATCGATTGGCTGATCGGCTGACTCCTTTTTCACTGGCTGCTTCCCCGAGGGGGCGCCGGCCAACCTC harbors:
- a CDS encoding S1/P1nuclease, putative (encoded by transcript PVX_098845A) gives rise to the protein MTEASKWAPHKCLHKCLRTYLRTYLLPLLVILLTWGDGKAWVSCFNREGHEAIGMVAMSGMKSEQLYELKKLLNGKDIVDIGKWGHLVHDKIRGAESMHFNLQSHDCKRAVFKCEDENGLCLINSIKHFYGRLAGAPSGKQPVKKESADQPIDQPTEQPTDKPTANPSSSAAAPFKYPKNIAFTDADALKYLVSLIADMHQPLRIAYRSDNGGKDIRVIHHDDYKTVRTNLFDYMESELINKMINRYQSAWYGGWTHVNRLFDEHKKDEKLFSEKGIDAIDIWGEQIVNEFCSEFYLNSYVTNFMVGKEDQLHFDTSKEIEITYDLEFHLERMLKVNILRAGSRIAILLNSLFANRKFSSLRKKSEFDKVEYEQLERQKSASVYKKNAVFINLAIIFLVLAVILYFNFIFNRKNKMYLPSKAEEVELQAKCN